In Blastopirellula sp. J2-11, a single genomic region encodes these proteins:
- a CDS encoding sigma-70 family RNA polymerase sigma factor, producing the protein MWPTAEKTEQLILDAKGGDADARDKLLERHRDSLRRMVEMRLDRKIRRRVDASDVVQDVLVEANRRLADYMDNPKMPFHLWLRHLAHDRIIDAHRRHRASQKRSVDLEQNIAAPLNVDQSSINIIAQICDSELTPAAAATMHELQARFEQAIAQLEDVDREVVVMRHFEQLSNQEVAAALELSAAAASMRYLRALRRLRVLLGEPTDE; encoded by the coding sequence ATGTGGCCTACAGCCGAAAAGACGGAACAACTGATCCTGGACGCCAAAGGGGGCGACGCCGACGCGCGCGATAAGCTGCTCGAGCGGCATCGCGACTCGCTGCGCCGGATGGTCGAGATGCGGCTGGACCGAAAGATTCGCCGCCGAGTCGACGCCAGCGATGTGGTCCAAGACGTGTTGGTCGAAGCGAATCGTCGCTTGGCCGACTACATGGACAACCCAAAGATGCCGTTCCATTTGTGGCTGCGGCATCTTGCTCACGATCGCATCATTGACGCGCATCGTCGCCATCGCGCGTCGCAAAAGCGGAGCGTCGATTTAGAGCAAAACATCGCGGCGCCGCTGAACGTCGACCAATCGTCGATCAACATCATCGCCCAGATCTGCGATAGCGAACTGACCCCGGCCGCCGCGGCGACCATGCATGAGCTGCAAGCTCGTTTTGAACAGGCGATCGCCCAGTTAGAGGATGTAGACCGCGAAGTGGTGGTGATGCGCCATTTTGAGCAACTCTCGAATCAAGAAGTCGCCGCGGCGCTGGAGCTGTCAGCCGCCGCCGCCAGCATGCGTTACTTGCGCGCCTTGCGCCGCCTGCGCGTGTTGTTGGGCGAACCGACCGACGAGTAA
- a CDS encoding DUF1559 domain-containing protein, with protein sequence MHASTPCLNGRSEDLVGDVRHSIENGSAPTSAFRIRAGFTLVELLVVIAIIGVLIALLLPAVQQAREAARRMSCSNNLKQLGLALHNYHDTFGAFPIGSAYQYASSWMVGVLPFIEERALYDQWTFVQSRGGQTSNAPTTTKTAFADVVISGYICPSSPLENLSRASVSPRFGASNYMGISGAATPTDVVSSTTGDRCIQGKYGYVCSNGLMPPNLSIRMGEITDGLTNTLLVGEQSDFCVDSTGAKVDLRNSWRWGFTMGTGSPGYPGTSDWTSTIENDTHNISTIRYAVNYKAKTSDTLGNVEYGTNAPIQSAHPGGAQVLFADGSAHFLAETIDVNGILCPLAARNDGLTIGDY encoded by the coding sequence ATGCATGCCTCCACGCCTTGCTTGAACGGACGTTCCGAAGATCTGGTCGGGGATGTCCGCCATTCGATCGAAAACGGCTCCGCCCCGACTTCTGCATTCCGAATTCGTGCAGGGTTCACCCTGGTCGAATTGCTGGTGGTCATTGCGATCATCGGCGTGTTGATCGCTCTTTTGCTGCCCGCTGTGCAACAGGCCCGCGAAGCGGCCCGGCGGATGTCTTGCTCGAACAACCTCAAGCAACTCGGCTTGGCTCTGCATAATTACCACGACACCTTCGGCGCTTTTCCGATTGGCAGCGCTTATCAGTACGCATCGTCCTGGATGGTGGGAGTGTTGCCGTTCATTGAAGAGCGCGCCTTGTACGATCAATGGACTTTCGTCCAGAGTCGTGGGGGACAAACCTCCAATGCGCCTACGACAACCAAAACGGCCTTCGCGGATGTGGTGATCTCGGGCTATATCTGCCCTTCGAGTCCCTTAGAAAACCTGAGCAGAGCAAGCGTTAGTCCCCGTTTTGGCGCTTCCAACTATATGGGGATTTCAGGAGCGGCGACGCCCACCGACGTGGTGTCGTCGACAACCGGAGATCGCTGCATCCAAGGGAAATATGGCTATGTCTGCTCCAATGGGTTGATGCCTCCCAATTTGTCGATTCGGATGGGAGAAATCACCGATGGCTTGACCAACACGCTGCTCGTCGGCGAACAGTCTGATTTCTGCGTTGACTCGACAGGAGCGAAAGTAGATCTCCGAAATTCGTGGCGCTGGGGTTTCACGATGGGGACTGGATCCCCGGGATACCCTGGGACCTCGGATTGGACGAGCACCATTGAGAACGACACGCACAATATCTCGACCATTCGCTATGCCGTGAATTACAAAGCGAAGACTTCCGACACCTTAGGCAATGTTGAATACGGCACCAATGCGCCGATTCAGTCGGCTCATCCCGGCGGAGCGCAGGTGTTGTTTGCGGACGGAAGCGCCCATTTCCTTGCGGAAACGATTGATGTAAATGGGATCCTGTGTCCGCTAGCCGCACGGAATGATGGTCTCACGATCGGCGATTACTAA
- a CDS encoding RNA polymerase sigma factor: MFARLHGELLGALYHLLGNMEDARDALQDSFIKCWRHQDKLPEIENVRAWIFRIAINTGRDHRESAWRRKRQHLVAEEETVISPHASVESKAEHAEQIDRMRLAVMQLRDEEREVFLLRQNGDMTYDEIAVALEIPSGTVKTRMRMALEKLRTILAPSKADAPH, translated from the coding sequence GTGTTTGCGCGCCTTCACGGCGAGTTGCTGGGCGCCTTGTACCATTTGCTAGGTAATATGGAGGACGCTCGCGACGCACTCCAAGACTCCTTCATCAAATGCTGGCGGCACCAAGACAAATTACCCGAAATTGAAAATGTGCGAGCCTGGATTTTCCGCATTGCGATCAACACCGGTCGCGATCATCGTGAAAGCGCCTGGCGCCGCAAGCGCCAGCACCTGGTCGCCGAAGAAGAAACGGTCATCAGCCCGCATGCGTCGGTCGAGAGCAAAGCGGAGCATGCCGAACAGATCGATCGGATGCGGCTTGCCGTGATGCAACTGCGTGACGAAGAACGGGAAGTGTTCCTGCTTCGTCAAAATGGTGACATGACCTACGACGAAATCGCCGTGGCGCTGGAGATCCCCTCCGGCACGGTGAAAACACGCATGCGGATGGCGCTCGAAAAACTGCGCACCATCCTGGCCCCTAGCAAGGCCGACGCACCTCACTAA
- a CDS encoding Gfo/Idh/MocA family protein, translating into MNTKQFNVVIVGLGFGAEFIQIYKAHPQIKMYGVCRRNEAEMNKMADMLEIEQRYTSYDQVLADPAVDFVHINSPIPDHGWMSLKALDAGKHVMCTVPMATTIEECRQIVEKVAETGLKYMMAETVVYSREFLYIKQLYDQGELGDIQYMAASHPQDMQGWPEYWERMIPMHYATHVVSPVLGLMNSRAEYVSCFGSGAISPELAEKSGNQYAVETCHIKLKDSPVAAHIWRFLFDTARQYRESFDVYGTKKSFEWALIEGEEHVLHTAKKPEHEIAQRITVPDFAQRLPAEIQKFTRAIQDVEHLSFIQGAGHGGSHPHLANEFACALTEDRDPWPNAVISANWTCVGLCAHQSTKQGGEIVRLPDFTLA; encoded by the coding sequence ATGAATACGAAGCAGTTCAACGTGGTGATTGTGGGTCTCGGTTTCGGCGCCGAGTTCATCCAGATCTACAAAGCTCACCCGCAAATCAAGATGTATGGGGTCTGTCGACGGAACGAAGCCGAAATGAACAAAATGGCCGACATGCTGGAGATCGAGCAGCGCTACACCAGCTATGATCAGGTGCTGGCCGACCCGGCGGTCGACTTTGTTCATATCAACTCGCCGATACCGGATCATGGCTGGATGTCGCTCAAGGCGCTTGACGCCGGCAAGCATGTGATGTGCACCGTACCGATGGCGACCACGATCGAAGAATGCCGTCAAATCGTCGAGAAGGTCGCCGAAACCGGCCTGAAGTACATGATGGCCGAAACGGTCGTCTACAGCCGCGAATTTCTCTACATCAAACAGCTGTACGACCAGGGGGAACTGGGAGACATTCAATACATGGCCGCTTCCCATCCGCAAGATATGCAAGGCTGGCCCGAATATTGGGAGCGCATGATCCCGATGCATTACGCGACCCATGTCGTCAGCCCCGTACTGGGCCTGATGAACAGCCGCGCCGAATACGTCAGCTGTTTCGGCTCTGGCGCTATCTCGCCCGAACTGGCCGAGAAATCGGGCAATCAATACGCGGTGGAAACGTGTCACATCAAGCTAAAAGATAGTCCGGTCGCCGCTCATATCTGGCGTTTTTTGTTTGACACGGCGCGACAATATCGCGAAAGCTTTGATGTCTACGGCACGAAGAAAAGTTTTGAGTGGGCGCTGATCGAAGGGGAGGAACACGTACTGCATACGGCGAAAAAGCCAGAACACGAAATCGCCCAACGAATCACCGTGCCAGACTTCGCCCAACGGTTGCCGGCCGAGATTCAAAAATTCACGCGGGCGATTCAGGATGTTGAACACTTGTCGTTCATCCAAGGCGCCGGACACGGCGGTTCCCATCCGCATCTGGCCAACGAGTTCGCCTGTGCATTGACCGAAGATCGTGATCCCTGGCCCAACGCGGTTATCAGCGCCAACTGGACCTGCGTCGGATTGTGCGCCCACCAATCGACCAAACAGGGAGGCGAAATCGTTCGCTTGCCTGATTTCACGCTCGCCTAA
- a CDS encoding serine/threonine-protein kinase, which translates to MTEDADQRDERLAALIDQLTSQVQAGQSVDLDHVAASHPDLASDLRELWGAVMLADAVATQVRSDQAITQSITGSSSGNLSPLSLPADFGDYHLLEEIGRGGMGIVYRARQKSLDRIVAVKMVLRDRLASLEDQARFRSEAEAAARIEHSSIVPIYEVGEFDRRCYFTMKYVQGETLSDRIARGPMAPRDAALLLKQVADAVHCAHQQGVLHRDLKPSNILLDETGRPLVTDFGLAKRTTDGIDLTRTGAILGTPTYMAPEQAAGNRGRIGPVSDVYSLGTILYAMLTGRPPFQGDSPVEVVLKVLEQDPPLPREIYPKVDRDLEMIALRCLQKPIDLRYGSADALSRDLNAYLHDESISARSGRFGQIVSRLFRETHHAQVLENWGLLWIWHSLVLLAMSLATFGLQLIGDETRWHYIFIWTVIAGAWAIIFWGMRRRMGPVTFVERQIAHVWGAGMIGVVSLFPIEALMGMQPVELSPILAVILGMLFLIKGGILTGWFYIQAGVLFLTALPMAIFPLYAHLIYGVIASLCFFIPGVQYYLQRLRSGLGK; encoded by the coding sequence ATGACCGAAGACGCCGACCAGCGTGACGAGCGCCTTGCCGCATTGATCGATCAGCTCACCTCCCAGGTGCAAGCCGGGCAATCGGTCGATCTGGATCACGTCGCCGCGTCGCATCCCGATCTAGCGAGCGACCTGCGTGAGCTGTGGGGCGCCGTGATGCTGGCCGACGCGGTGGCGACGCAAGTTCGCAGCGACCAGGCCATCACGCAAAGCATCACTGGCTCATCCAGCGGTAATTTGTCGCCGCTTAGTTTGCCGGCGGATTTCGGCGACTATCACCTGTTGGAAGAGATCGGTCGCGGCGGGATGGGAATCGTCTATCGCGCGCGGCAAAAAAGTCTCGATCGCATCGTCGCCGTGAAGATGGTCTTGCGCGATCGCCTGGCGTCGCTTGAAGATCAGGCCCGCTTTCGCAGTGAAGCGGAAGCGGCCGCGCGGATCGAGCATTCCTCGATCGTGCCGATTTACGAAGTGGGAGAGTTTGATCGCCGCTGCTACTTCACAATGAAGTACGTGCAGGGAGAGACGCTTTCAGACCGAATTGCCCGCGGTCCCATGGCGCCGCGTGATGCGGCTCTGCTGCTAAAGCAAGTCGCCGACGCGGTGCACTGCGCGCATCAGCAAGGAGTGCTGCATCGCGACTTGAAGCCGTCCAACATCTTACTGGATGAGACGGGGCGCCCGCTCGTGACCGACTTTGGCCTGGCGAAGCGAACGACCGACGGCATTGATCTGACCCGCACCGGCGCGATCCTCGGCACGCCCACCTACATGGCGCCGGAACAAGCGGCCGGCAATCGAGGTCGCATCGGTCCGGTCAGCGACGTCTATAGCTTGGGGACCATCCTCTACGCCATGTTGACCGGGCGGCCGCCGTTTCAAGGAGACTCGCCGGTCGAAGTCGTCTTGAAGGTGCTGGAACAAGACCCGCCGCTCCCACGCGAGATTTATCCCAAGGTCGATCGCGATCTAGAAATGATCGCGCTCCGCTGTTTGCAAAAGCCAATCGATCTGCGGTACGGCAGCGCCGATGCGCTGTCACGCGACTTGAACGCCTATCTGCATGACGAATCGATCTCGGCTCGCAGCGGACGGTTCGGGCAAATCGTCTCGCGACTTTTTCGCGAAACGCATCACGCCCAGGTGCTGGAGAACTGGGGACTGCTCTGGATTTGGCATAGCCTGGTCTTGCTGGCGATGTCGCTGGCCACCTTTGGCCTGCAACTAATCGGCGACGAAACTCGCTGGCATTACATCTTCATTTGGACCGTGATCGCCGGCGCTTGGGCGATCATCTTTTGGGGAATGCGCCGGCGTATGGGGCCGGTCACGTTTGTCGAAAGACAGATCGCCCACGTCTGGGGCGCTGGGATGATCGGCGTAGTGTCGCTCTTCCCCATCGAAGCGCTGATGGGGATGCAACCGGTCGAACTCTCGCCAATTCTGGCCGTGATTTTAGGAATGCTGTTTTTGATCAAAGGAGGGATCCTCACCGGCTGGTTTTATATCCAGGCCGGCGTGCTGTTTCTAACGGCGCTGCCGATGGCGATCTTTCCGCTCTATGCGCATCTAATCTACGGCGTGATCGCGTCGCTGTGCTTTTTTATTCCGGGGGTGCAGTATTATCTGCAGCGGTTGCGGAGTGGGTTAGGGAAGTGA
- a CDS encoding xylose operon transcription regulator XylR: MKRRKTVALLIETSNAYARGLLEGIISYVHEHQPWSIYVPEQERGASPPAWLKSWKGDGAIVRIETPQIAAVVKKLKMPVVDVSAAQLVPGVPWVETDDAEIARTAADHLLERGFREFAFCGEPHFNWSKWREENFVERLKQAKRRCHIFESTPRDSESYSWTREKRRMAAWLHKLPKPIGLMACYDIKGQQVLDICRELEIAVPEQVAVIGVDNDRLLCDLCSPPLSSVIPDARTTGYEAARLLDRQMNGETVGDEGMFVPPLGINTRQSTDVMATEDPIIAKAMQFIREHACDGVNVQDVLSVVPLSRRVLEYRFKEAAGKTPHEALVGVRLDRVRQLLRDTQLSMADIADRTGFEHVEYMSSAFRKKTGMSPSEYRRQVQPK; this comes from the coding sequence ATGAAACGCCGCAAGACAGTCGCGCTGTTGATTGAAACGTCAAACGCGTACGCACGGGGGCTGTTGGAAGGGATCATCTCGTATGTCCACGAGCATCAGCCGTGGTCGATTTATGTGCCGGAACAAGAACGCGGCGCGTCGCCGCCGGCCTGGTTAAAAAGTTGGAAGGGGGATGGCGCGATCGTTCGAATCGAAACTCCTCAGATCGCAGCGGTTGTAAAAAAGCTGAAGATGCCGGTCGTCGACGTCAGCGCCGCGCAGTTGGTGCCCGGCGTGCCGTGGGTCGAAACCGATGACGCCGAAATTGCCCGAACCGCCGCCGATCATTTGTTGGAGCGTGGGTTTCGTGAGTTCGCATTTTGCGGAGAGCCTCATTTCAACTGGTCCAAGTGGCGCGAAGAAAACTTTGTCGAGCGTCTCAAGCAAGCGAAGCGACGTTGCCATATCTTCGAGTCGACGCCGCGCGATAGCGAGTCGTATTCCTGGACGCGCGAAAAACGTCGCATGGCCGCCTGGTTGCACAAACTGCCGAAACCGATCGGTTTGATGGCCTGTTACGATATCAAAGGTCAGCAGGTGTTGGACATCTGTCGCGAGTTGGAGATCGCCGTACCGGAGCAGGTCGCCGTGATCGGCGTCGATAACGATCGCTTGTTGTGCGATCTTTGCTCGCCGCCGCTGTCAAGCGTGATCCCTGACGCGCGCACCACCGGATACGAAGCGGCTCGTTTGCTCGATCGTCAGATGAACGGCGAAACGGTCGGTGACGAAGGCATGTTCGTGCCGCCGCTGGGGATCAACACGCGACAATCGACCGACGTGATGGCGACCGAAGATCCGATCATCGCCAAAGCGATGCAGTTCATTCGCGAACATGCCTGCGACGGCGTCAACGTGCAAGACGTGTTGTCGGTGGTGCCGCTTTCGCGCCGCGTGCTCGAATATCGCTTTAAAGAAGCGGCCGGCAAAACGCCGCACGAAGCGCTGGTCGGAGTGCGACTGGATCGCGTCCGCCAATTGCTCCGCGACACGCAACTCTCGATGGCCGACATCGCCGATCGCACCGGCTTCGAGCATGTCGAATACATGAGCTCGGCGTTTCGCAAGAAGACGGGAATGTCGCCGTCGGAATATCGGCGTCAGGTGCAGCCGAAGTAA
- a CDS encoding PVC-type heme-binding CxxCH protein, with translation MIRLLAAAVLFASLFNSLSQAADEAPIRILFLGDQGHHHPADRAAQLIPAMKKRGVDIEYTEDITALNKERLKQYDGLMIYANTEKISADQEAALLDYVAQGGGLIPLHCATYCFLNSPAYVDLVGGQFSKHGGEIFSTVIAEPDHPLMQGFHGFQSWDETYIHHRHNDRDRIVLEYRIQGGQAKGQTREPWTWIRTQGAGRIFYTAWGHDARTWGNPGFLNLVERGIRWATKHDPSVVPDFADKSRFDPPAMTKVSADAAKFDYLDVGAKIPNYTPSDKWGVQAAPLTVMQAPLPAQESLTHMIHPVDFSVDVYAADPELGGKPIAMNWDEQGRLWLCETLDYPNELQPNNRGRDRIRICEDTNGDGQADKFTIFAEELSIPTTILPYRGGAIVQNGTETLFLKDTDGDGKADVRKPLITNWTLGDTHGGVSNFHYGLDNWVWGMQGYNDSAPMINGQKQPNFRMGFFRFRLDNQDPPNVTDLEFVRSTDNNTWGLGISEEGLIFGSTANRNPSVYMPIANRYYEQVRGWGPSRLGTIADTYLFKPISDKVRQVDQHGGYTAGAGHDLYTARVYPQQWWNKTAFVCGPTGKLIGTFVLTPDGSDFHSTSPMNLIASNDEWTAPIAAQVGPDGNVWFLDWYNYVVQHNPTPHGFKTGKGAAYESDLRDKKHGRIYRVAYDNANPNANPAITLKNADVAALLSGLKHPNMQWRLHAQRLLIDRGERDVVPQLIQITLDPTTDAIGLNAGAIHALWTLQGLGVLSDPQQTAAHSAAAKALQHRSAGVRRNALAVLPPTATSTAAILASRTLQDSDAQVRLAALLALAEMPANQAAGAAIAQLTTDAKLMNDRWLPDALTSAAAKHADAFLPQIAAPQSPDDRVLRLTTIVAEHVARGKLDAGQLDSLLSSLEAADPAIVSAVIDGLNNGWPRDYKIDAMPTTTSVAGAVVEKAPIATKAALIRLASNWNGVDLQTYADKVADQLLGVVEDEDASEDARILAARQAVEFLADSMQPVDVILDIVGPHATPKLNEGLLSALSASTAAATGETLAESAGTMTPATRDAAIRVLLSRASTTGDLVSALESGALAFNDLKLDQRQALADHPDAKIREQARKLLAMGGGLPNADRDAVLHELLAITEAKGHPKNGLELFKKHCAKCHKHSGEGGDVGPDLTGMAVHPKAELLTNIIDPSRSVEGNFRTYKVLTIDGKLLTGMLAGESRTAIEIIDAEAKKHSLAREDIEELVASRKSLMPDGFEKQMTREELTDLLEFLTHKGKFIPLALDRVATITSNQGMFYSADSPGEMLRLTDWSPKTIEGVPFVLIDPTGDKPNVVMLKSPKGPIPAAMPQSVKLPLHAPAQAIHLLSGISGWGAPFDDNQTTVMTVRLLYADGQVEEVPLKNGRHFADYVRRVDVPDSKFAFSFSGGQQMRYLKIEPKRTAEIAEVELVKGPHPSAPIVMAITAEQPDGKME, from the coding sequence GTGATTCGTTTGCTTGCCGCAGCTGTGCTGTTCGCTTCTCTTTTCAACTCGCTTTCCCAGGCGGCGGACGAAGCGCCGATTCGGATTCTCTTTCTCGGCGACCAAGGGCATCACCACCCTGCTGATCGCGCCGCCCAGCTGATTCCGGCCATGAAAAAACGCGGCGTCGACATCGAGTACACGGAGGACATCACGGCGCTCAACAAAGAACGGCTCAAGCAATATGACGGTTTGATGATCTACGCCAACACCGAGAAGATCTCGGCGGACCAAGAAGCGGCGCTGTTGGATTATGTCGCCCAAGGAGGCGGCTTGATTCCGCTGCACTGCGCCACTTACTGTTTTCTCAACTCGCCGGCCTATGTCGACTTGGTGGGCGGACAGTTCTCCAAGCATGGAGGCGAAATCTTCAGCACCGTTATCGCTGAGCCCGATCATCCCCTCATGCAAGGCTTTCACGGTTTTCAAAGTTGGGACGAAACGTACATCCACCATCGCCACAACGATCGCGATCGCATCGTGCTGGAGTATCGCATCCAAGGGGGTCAAGCCAAGGGACAAACGCGTGAACCCTGGACCTGGATTCGCACGCAAGGCGCCGGCCGCATCTTCTATACCGCTTGGGGACATGACGCGCGGACGTGGGGCAACCCCGGCTTCTTAAATCTAGTTGAACGGGGAATTCGTTGGGCGACCAAGCATGATCCGAGCGTCGTGCCCGACTTTGCTGACAAGTCGCGGTTCGATCCGCCGGCGATGACCAAAGTTTCGGCCGACGCCGCCAAGTTTGATTACCTCGATGTTGGCGCAAAGATCCCCAACTATACGCCGAGCGACAAATGGGGAGTGCAAGCCGCGCCGCTCACCGTCATGCAGGCGCCGCTACCGGCCCAAGAGTCGCTGACTCATATGATTCATCCGGTCGATTTTTCGGTGGACGTATACGCGGCCGATCCCGAGTTGGGCGGAAAACCGATCGCGATGAATTGGGACGAGCAAGGGCGACTCTGGCTGTGCGAAACGCTCGACTATCCGAACGAACTGCAACCGAACAACCGTGGTCGCGATCGGATTCGCATTTGCGAAGACACCAACGGCGACGGCCAGGCCGACAAGTTTACGATCTTCGCCGAAGAGCTCAGTATTCCGACAACCATCTTGCCTTATCGCGGCGGCGCCATCGTACAAAACGGGACGGAGACCCTGTTCCTCAAAGATACCGACGGCGACGGCAAAGCCGACGTTCGCAAACCGTTGATCACCAACTGGACCTTGGGCGATACGCACGGCGGCGTCAGCAACTTCCACTATGGGCTCGACAACTGGGTCTGGGGGATGCAAGGGTACAACGACTCCGCCCCGATGATCAATGGGCAGAAGCAGCCGAATTTTCGGATGGGCTTTTTTCGTTTTCGCCTGGACAATCAAGATCCGCCGAACGTGACCGATCTAGAGTTCGTCCGCTCGACCGACAACAACACTTGGGGACTCGGCATCAGCGAAGAAGGCCTCATCTTCGGTTCAACGGCGAATCGCAATCCCAGCGTCTATATGCCGATCGCCAATCGCTACTACGAGCAAGTTCGCGGCTGGGGACCAAGTCGGTTAGGCACGATCGCCGACACCTATCTGTTTAAACCGATTTCCGACAAGGTTCGTCAGGTCGATCAACATGGGGGCTACACCGCTGGGGCCGGCCATGATCTTTACACGGCTCGCGTTTATCCACAGCAATGGTGGAACAAGACCGCCTTCGTTTGCGGCCCGACCGGCAAGCTAATCGGCACGTTTGTGCTGACTCCGGATGGCTCTGACTTCCACTCGACCAGCCCAATGAATCTGATCGCCAGCAATGACGAATGGACAGCGCCGATCGCCGCCCAGGTCGGCCCGGACGGCAACGTCTGGTTCCTGGACTGGTACAACTATGTCGTACAGCACAATCCAACGCCGCATGGCTTTAAAACCGGCAAAGGCGCCGCCTACGAATCGGATCTGCGTGACAAGAAACATGGCCGCATTTACCGTGTCGCCTACGACAATGCGAACCCAAACGCCAATCCTGCGATCACTCTAAAGAACGCCGATGTCGCCGCTTTACTGTCAGGGCTCAAGCACCCGAACATGCAATGGCGCCTGCATGCCCAGCGATTGCTGATCGATCGCGGAGAGCGTGATGTCGTGCCGCAGTTGATACAAATAACGCTCGATCCAACGACGGACGCGATCGGCCTGAACGCAGGAGCAATTCATGCGTTGTGGACATTGCAAGGACTCGGCGTATTGTCTGATCCGCAACAAACGGCCGCTCATAGCGCCGCAGCGAAGGCGCTCCAACATCGCTCGGCCGGCGTACGACGCAACGCGCTGGCCGTGTTGCCGCCGACGGCGACTTCGACAGCGGCGATTCTCGCCAGTAGAACGCTGCAAGACAGCGATGCGCAAGTTCGCCTGGCGGCGCTGTTGGCCCTTGCCGAGATGCCTGCCAACCAAGCCGCAGGCGCCGCGATCGCCCAATTGACGACCGACGCCAAGTTGATGAACGACCGCTGGTTGCCCGATGCATTAACGTCTGCGGCGGCAAAACATGCCGACGCTTTCCTGCCGCAGATCGCGGCGCCCCAATCGCCTGACGATCGCGTCCTGCGACTGACGACCATCGTCGCCGAGCATGTTGCGCGCGGCAAGCTGGACGCTGGTCAACTTGATTCGCTATTGAGTAGCCTCGAAGCGGCCGACCCGGCGATCGTCAGCGCAGTGATCGATGGTCTCAACAACGGCTGGCCCAGGGACTACAAGATCGACGCGATGCCGACCACTACTTCTGTCGCCGGCGCCGTGGTCGAAAAAGCGCCGATCGCCACCAAAGCGGCGTTGATTCGCTTAGCCAGCAACTGGAACGGAGTCGATCTGCAAACCTATGCCGACAAAGTCGCCGACCAATTGTTGGGAGTCGTAGAAGATGAAGACGCCAGCGAAGACGCACGAATCTTGGCGGCTCGTCAGGCTGTCGAGTTTCTCGCAGACAGCATGCAGCCGGTGGATGTGATCTTGGATATCGTCGGCCCCCATGCGACTCCGAAATTGAACGAAGGCCTCCTCTCCGCTCTCTCAGCCAGCACCGCCGCAGCGACCGGAGAAACGCTGGCCGAAAGCGCCGGCACGATGACCCCGGCGACGCGCGATGCGGCGATTCGCGTACTGTTGTCGCGAGCTTCCACCACCGGCGATCTGGTCAGCGCGTTGGAATCCGGCGCGCTGGCGTTTAACGATCTAAAGCTCGATCAACGTCAGGCGCTCGCAGATCATCCTGACGCCAAGATTCGCGAGCAGGCCCGCAAATTGTTGGCCATGGGGGGCGGACTTCCCAATGCCGATCGCGACGCCGTGCTGCACGAACTGCTGGCGATTACCGAAGCCAAAGGCCATCCGAAAAATGGTCTGGAGCTATTCAAAAAGCATTGCGCCAAATGCCACAAGCATAGCGGCGAAGGGGGCGACGTCGGCCCTGATCTAACCGGCATGGCCGTTCACCCCAAAGCCGAACTGTTGACCAACATCATCGATCCAAGCCGGAGCGTCGAAGGCAACTTCCGCACCTACAAAGTGCTGACGATCGACGGCAAGTTGCTGACCGGCATGCTCGCCGGCGAATCGCGCACCGCGATCGAAATCATTGACGCCGAAGCGAAGAAGCATTCGCTAGCGCGGGAAGATATCGAAGAGTTGGTCGCGTCGCGCAAGTCGCTGATGCCGGATGGATTTGAGAAACAGATGACCCGCGAAGAACTAACCGACCTGTTGGAGTTTTTGACCCACAAAGGAAAGTTTATCCCGCTGGCGCTCGATCGTGTCGCGACCATCACCAGCAACCAAGGAATGTTCTACAGCGCCGATAGCCCCGGCGAGATGCTGCGTCTAACCGACTGGTCGCCCAAGACGATCGAAGGCGTTCCATTCGTGCTGATCGATCCTACCGGCGACAAGCCGAACGTCGTCATGCTAAAGAGCCCAAAAGGGCCGATACCGGCCGCCATGCCGCAGTCCGTCAAATTGCCGCTGCACGCACCGGCTCAAGCAATCCACCTGCTCAGCGGAATCAGCGGCTGGGGCGCACCGTTCGACGACAACCAGACGACGGTAATGACTGTCCGGCTGCTTTACGCCGATGGCCAAGTCGAAGAAGTTCCCCTGAAAAACGGGCGCCACTTCGCCGACTACGTCCGCCGGGTCGATGTGCCTGACTCCAAGTTCGCCTTCTCGTTCTCTGGCGGACAACAGATGCGTTACCTCAAGATTGAGCCCAAGCGAACGGCCGAAATTGCCGAAGTGGAGTTGGTAAAGGGGCCGCATCCTAGTGCGCCGATCGTGATGGCGATCACGGCGGAGCAGCCGGATGGGAAGATGGAATAG